The proteins below come from a single Ictidomys tridecemlineatus isolate mIctTri1 chromosome 8, mIctTri1.hap1, whole genome shotgun sequence genomic window:
- the Ring1 gene encoding E3 ubiquitin-protein ligase RING1, with protein MTTPANAQNASKTWELSLYELHRTPQEAIMDGTEIAVSPRSLHSELMCPICLDMLKNTMTTKECLHRFCSDCIVTALRSGNKECPTCRKKLVSKRSLRPDPNFDALISKIYPSREEYEAHQDRVLIRLSRLHNQQALSSSIEEGLRMQAMHRAQRVRRPMPGSDQTTTMSGGEGEPGEGEGDGEDVSSDSAPDSAPGPAPKRPRGGGAGGSSVGTGGGGTGGVGGGAGSEDSGDRGGTLGGGTLGPPSPPGAPSPPEPGGEIELVFRPHPLLVEKGEYCQTRYVKTTGNATVDHLSKYLALRIALERRQQQEAGEPGGPGGGASDTGGPDGGGGEGGGTGGGDGPEEPALPSLEGVSEKQYTIYIAPGGGAFTTLNGSLTLELVNEKFWKVSRPLELCYAPTKDPK; from the exons ATGACGACGCCGGCGAATGCCCAGAATGCCAGCAAAACGTGGGAACTGAGTCTGTATGAGCTGCACCGGACCCCGCAG GAAGCCATCATGGATGGCACAGAGATTGCAGTTTCCCCTCGGTCACTGCATTCAGAACTCATGTGCCCCATCTGCCTGGACATGCTAAAGAATACAATGACAACCAAGGAGTGCCTCCATCGGTTCTGCTCTGACTGCATTGTCACAGCCCTGCGAAGCGG GAACAAGGAGTGTCCTACCTGCAGAAAAAAGCTGGTATCCAAGCGATCCCTACGACCAGACCCCAACTTTGACGCCCTGATCTCTAAGATCTATCCCAGCCGGGAGGAATATGAGGCCCATCAAGACCGAGTGCTCATCCGCCTCAGCCGCCTGCACAACCAGCAGGCGCTGAGCTCCAGCATTGAGGAGGGGCTGCGCATGCAGGCCATGCACAG GGCCCAGCGTGTGAGGCGACCGATGCCTGGGTCAGATCAGACCACAACGATGAGTGGGGGGGAAGGagagcctggggagggagagggggatggAGAAGATGTGAGCTCAGATTCAGCCCCTGACtctgccccaggccctgctcccaaGCGACCCCGTGGAGGGGGCGCAGGGGGCAGCAGTGTAGGGACagggggagggggtactggggggGTGGGTGGAGGTGCTGGTTCAGAAGACTCTGGTGACAGGGGAGGCACGCTGGGAGGGGGAACCCTGGGCCCCCCAAGCCCTCCTGGGGCCCCCAGTCCCCCGGAGCCAGGTGGAGAAATTGAGCTCGTGTTCCGGCCCCACCCCCTGCTCGTGGAGAAGGGAGAATACTGCCAGACTAG GTATGTGAAGACAACTGGGAATGCCACAGTGGACCATCTCTCCAAGTACTTGGCCCTGCGCATTGCCCTTGAGCGGAGGCAGCAGCAAGAGGCGGGCGAGCCAGGAGGGCCTGGAGGGGGTGCCTCTGACACTGGGGGACCTGATGGGGGTGGTGGGGAAGGTGGGGGTACCGGAGGAGGTGATGGTCCTGAGGAGCCTGCTTTGCCCAGCCTGGAGGGTGTCAGTGAAAAGCAGTACACCATCTACATCGCACCTGGAGGTGGAGCATTCACG ACGCTGAATGGCTCACTGACCCTGGAGCTGGTGAATGAGAAGTTCTGGAAGGTGTCCCGACCACTAGAGCTCTGCTATGCCCCCACTAAGGATCCAAAGTGA
- the Hsd17b8 gene encoding (3R)-3-hydroxyacyl-CoA dehydrogenase isoform X1 → MASQLRLRSALALVTGAGSGIGRAVSARLAREGATVAACDVDGTAAQETVRLLDGSRSEEGAPGGNHAAFQADVSEARATRRLLEKVQASFSRPPSVVVSCAGITRDEFLLHMSEDDWDQVIDVNLKGIFLVTQAAAQALVSSGCHGSIINISSIVGKVGNIGQINYAASKAGVIGLTQTAARELGRHGIRCNSVLPGFIATPMTEKMPQKVKDKMWQMWLHSWHLKTVATSQGPQWKSLEVFSCNCLKDPGLFSLPHHSAGSPADEDSKFPGYKRGGSVWPRNAEYGRQGCL, encoded by the exons ATGGCGTCTCAGCTTCGGCTCCGTTCTGCGCTGGCCTTGGTCACAG GTGCGGGTAGCGGCATCGGCCGGGCGGTTAGTGCGCGCCTGGCCAGAGAGGGGGCTACCGTAGCCGCCTGCGACGTGGAcgggacagcagctcaggagacggTGCGGCTGCTAGACGGGTCGAGGAGTGAGGAAGGGGCGCCGGGCGGGAACCACGCTGCCTTCCAGGCTGATGTGTCTGAGGCCAGGGCCACCAGGCGCCTGCTGGAAAAAGTGCAG GCCAGCTTTTCTCGCCCGCCATCTGTCGTTGTGTCTTGTGCGGGCATCACTCGGGATGAGTTTCTGCTCCACATGTCTGAGGATGACTGGGACCAAGTCATAGACGTCAACCTCAAG GGCATTTTCCTAGTTACTCAGGCTGCAGCTCAAGCCTTGGTGTCCAGTGGTTGTCACGGCTCCATTATCAATATCAGTAGCATCGTTGGAAAG GTGGGGAACATCGGGCAGATAAACTATGCTGCATCCAAGGCTGGAGTGATTGGGCTCACCCAGACTGCAGCCCGAGAGCTTGGACG ACATGGGATCCGCTGTAACTCTGTCCTCCCAGGGTTCATTGCAACACCCATGACAGAGAAAATGCCACAGAAAGTGAAGGATAAG ATGTGGCAGATGTGGTTGCATTCTTGGCATCTGAAGACAGTGGCTACATCACAGGGGCCTCAGTGGAAGTCACTG GAGGTCTTTTCATGTAACTGCCTCAAGGACCCTGGACTCTTCTCACTCCCCCACCACTCTGCCGGGTCTCCTGCTGATGAGGACTCAAAGTTCCCAGGCTACAAAAGAGGTGGCAGTGTATGGCCCAGGAATGCTGAATACGGGAGGCAGGGGTGCTTGTGA
- the Hsd17b8 gene encoding (3R)-3-hydroxyacyl-CoA dehydrogenase isoform X2 has product MASQLRLRSALALVTGAGSGIGRAVSARLAREGATVAACDVDGTAAQETVRLLDGSRSEEGAPGGNHAAFQADVSEARATRRLLEKVQASFSRPPSVVVSCAGITRDEFLLHMSEDDWDQVIDVNLKGIFLVTQAAAQALVSSGCHGSIINISSIVGKVGNIGQINYAASKAGVIGLTQTAARELGRHGIRCNSVLPGFIATPMTEKMPQKVKDKVIGMIPMGHWGNPEDVADVVAFLASEDSGYITGASVEVTGGLFM; this is encoded by the exons ATGGCGTCTCAGCTTCGGCTCCGTTCTGCGCTGGCCTTGGTCACAG GTGCGGGTAGCGGCATCGGCCGGGCGGTTAGTGCGCGCCTGGCCAGAGAGGGGGCTACCGTAGCCGCCTGCGACGTGGAcgggacagcagctcaggagacggTGCGGCTGCTAGACGGGTCGAGGAGTGAGGAAGGGGCGCCGGGCGGGAACCACGCTGCCTTCCAGGCTGATGTGTCTGAGGCCAGGGCCACCAGGCGCCTGCTGGAAAAAGTGCAG GCCAGCTTTTCTCGCCCGCCATCTGTCGTTGTGTCTTGTGCGGGCATCACTCGGGATGAGTTTCTGCTCCACATGTCTGAGGATGACTGGGACCAAGTCATAGACGTCAACCTCAAG GGCATTTTCCTAGTTACTCAGGCTGCAGCTCAAGCCTTGGTGTCCAGTGGTTGTCACGGCTCCATTATCAATATCAGTAGCATCGTTGGAAAG GTGGGGAACATCGGGCAGATAAACTATGCTGCATCCAAGGCTGGAGTGATTGGGCTCACCCAGACTGCAGCCCGAGAGCTTGGACG ACATGGGATCCGCTGTAACTCTGTCCTCCCAGGGTTCATTGCAACACCCATGACAGAGAAAATGCCACAGAAAGTGAAGGATAAG GTGATCGGAATGATCCCAATGGGACACTGGGGGAACCCTGAGG ATGTGGCAGATGTGGTTGCATTCTTGGCATCTGAAGACAGTGGCTACATCACAGGGGCCTCAGTGGAAGTCACTG GAGGTCTTTTCATGTAA
- the Slc39a7 gene encoding zinc transporter SLC39A7 isoform X2: MARGLRAPHWVAVGLLTWASLGLLIAVHGGHGDPHEDMQEDFHGHSHRHTHEDFHHGHSHAHGHGHTHESIWHGHTHGHDHGHSHEDLHHGHSHESLYHKGHGHDREHHGGYGESGAPSIKHNLDTVTLWAYALGATVLISAAPFFVLFLIPVESNSPRHRSLLQILLSFASGGLLGDAFLHLIPHALEPHSHNTLAQPGHGHSHSEHPSKEKSSSEEEEKEARGLRKRRGGSIGPKDGPVRPQNPEEEKTGSDLRVSGYLNLAADLAHNFTDGLAIGASFRGGRGLGILTTMTVLLHEVPHEVGDFAILVQSGCSKKQAMRLQLLTAVGALAGTACALLTEGGVVGSEVAGGAGPGWVLPFTAGGFIYVATVSVLPELLREASPLQSLLEVLGLLAGVVMMVLIAHLE; this comes from the exons ATGGCCAGGGGCCTGCGGGCCCCCCACTGGGTGGCCGTAGGACTGCTGACCTGGGCGTCTTTGGGGCTGCTGATTGCCGTACACGGGGGTCATGGTGACCCTCACGAGGACATGCAAGAGGACTTCCATGGCCACAGCCACAGGCACACACATGAGGATTTCCACCATGGACACAGCCATGCTCATGGCCATGGCCACACTCACGAGAGCATCTGGCATGGGCATACCCATGGTCATGATCACGGACATTCACATGAGGATCTGCACCATGGCCACTCCCATGAAAGCCTTTATCACAAAGGACATGGACATGACCGTGAACATCATGGAGGCTATGGGGAGTCTGGAGCTCCAAGCATCAAGCACAACCTGGACACTGTCACACTCTGGGCTTAT GCACTGGGAGCCACGGTGCTGATCTCTGCAGCTCCATTTTTTGTCCTCTTCCTTATCCCAGTGGAGTCAAACTCCCCCAGACACCGCTCTCTGCTCCAGATTTTGCTAAGTTTTGCTTCTGGAGGGCTCCTGGGAGATGCCTTCCTGCATCTTATCCCTCATGCCCTGG AGCCTCATTCTCACAACACTCTGGCACAGCCTGGACATGGACACTCCCACAGTG AGCATCCTTCAAAGGAGAAGTCCAgctcagaggaagaagaaaaggaagcaagAGGGTTgcggaagaggagaggagggagcatCGGGCCCAAAGATGGGCCAGTAAGACCTCAGAAccctgaagaagaaaaaacaggctCAG ACCTGCGTGTGTCCGGGTACCTGAATCTGGCTGCTGATTTGGCACACAACTTCACAGATGGTCTAGCTATTGGTGCTTCCTTTCGAGGGGGCCGAGGGCTGGGAATACTGACCACAATGACTGTCCTACTTCATGAAGTGCCCCATGAGGTCGGGGACTTTGCCATCTTGGtccagtctggctgcagcaaaaagCAG GCGATGCGTCTACAACTACTGACAGCAGTAGGAGCACTGGCAGGCACAGCCTGTGCCCTTCTCACTGAAGGAGGAGTAGTGGGCAGTGAAGTTGCAGGTGGTGCAGGTCCTGGCTGGGTTCTGCCATTCACTGCAGGTGGTTTTATATACGTAGCAACAGTGTCTGTGTTGCCAGAGCTGTTGAGGGAGGCGTCACCATTACAGTCACTCCTGGAAGTGCTGGGGCTGCTGGCAGGAGTTGTCATGATGGTGCTGATTGCCCACCTCGAGTGA
- the Slc39a7 gene encoding zinc transporter SLC39A7 isoform X1, with protein sequence MARGLRAPHWVAVGLLTWASLGLLIAVHGGHGDPHEDMQEDFHGHSHRHTHEDFHHGHSHAHGHGHTHESIWHGHTHGHDHGHSHEDLHHGHSHESLYHKGHGHDREHHGGYGESGAPSIKHNLDTVTLWAYALGATVLISAAPFFVLFLIPVESNSPRHRSLLQILLSFASGGLLGDAFLHLIPHALEPHSHNTLAQPGHGHSHSGQGPILSVGLWVLSGIVAFLVVEKFVRHVKGGHGHSHGHGHGPTHGSHRRQEHPSKEKSSSEEEEKEARGLRKRRGGSIGPKDGPVRPQNPEEEKTGSDLRVSGYLNLAADLAHNFTDGLAIGASFRGGRGLGILTTMTVLLHEVPHEVGDFAILVQSGCSKKQAMRLQLLTAVGALAGTACALLTEGGVVGSEVAGGAGPGWVLPFTAGGFIYVATVSVLPELLREASPLQSLLEVLGLLAGVVMMVLIAHLE encoded by the exons ATGGCCAGGGGCCTGCGGGCCCCCCACTGGGTGGCCGTAGGACTGCTGACCTGGGCGTCTTTGGGGCTGCTGATTGCCGTACACGGGGGTCATGGTGACCCTCACGAGGACATGCAAGAGGACTTCCATGGCCACAGCCACAGGCACACACATGAGGATTTCCACCATGGACACAGCCATGCTCATGGCCATGGCCACACTCACGAGAGCATCTGGCATGGGCATACCCATGGTCATGATCACGGACATTCACATGAGGATCTGCACCATGGCCACTCCCATGAAAGCCTTTATCACAAAGGACATGGACATGACCGTGAACATCATGGAGGCTATGGGGAGTCTGGAGCTCCAAGCATCAAGCACAACCTGGACACTGTCACACTCTGGGCTTAT GCACTGGGAGCCACGGTGCTGATCTCTGCAGCTCCATTTTTTGTCCTCTTCCTTATCCCAGTGGAGTCAAACTCCCCCAGACACCGCTCTCTGCTCCAGATTTTGCTAAGTTTTGCTTCTGGAGGGCTCCTGGGAGATGCCTTCCTGCATCTTATCCCTCATGCCCTGG AGCCTCATTCTCACAACACTCTGGCACAGCCTGGACATGGACACTCCCACAGTG GCCAGGGCCCCATTCTGTCTGTGGGGCTGTGGGTTCTCAGTGGAATTGTCGCCTTCCTTGTGGTGGAGAAATTTGTGAGACATGTAAAAGGAGGACATGGACACAGTCATGGGCATGGACATGGTCCCACACATGGAAGTCACCGAAGACAGG AGCATCCTTCAAAGGAGAAGTCCAgctcagaggaagaagaaaaggaagcaagAGGGTTgcggaagaggagaggagggagcatCGGGCCCAAAGATGGGCCAGTAAGACCTCAGAAccctgaagaagaaaaaacaggctCAG ACCTGCGTGTGTCCGGGTACCTGAATCTGGCTGCTGATTTGGCACACAACTTCACAGATGGTCTAGCTATTGGTGCTTCCTTTCGAGGGGGCCGAGGGCTGGGAATACTGACCACAATGACTGTCCTACTTCATGAAGTGCCCCATGAGGTCGGGGACTTTGCCATCTTGGtccagtctggctgcagcaaaaagCAG GCGATGCGTCTACAACTACTGACAGCAGTAGGAGCACTGGCAGGCACAGCCTGTGCCCTTCTCACTGAAGGAGGAGTAGTGGGCAGTGAAGTTGCAGGTGGTGCAGGTCCTGGCTGGGTTCTGCCATTCACTGCAGGTGGTTTTATATACGTAGCAACAGTGTCTGTGTTGCCAGAGCTGTTGAGGGAGGCGTCACCATTACAGTCACTCCTGGAAGTGCTGGGGCTGCTGGCAGGAGTTGTCATGATGGTGCTGATTGCCCACCTCGAGTGA